From a single Mycosarcoma maydis chromosome 14, whole genome shotgun sequence genomic region:
- a CDS encoding uncharacterized protein (related to Symplekin) — MAAPANTDALGLLSAALNSSDKQDEARHLSELHNLLKLQPGNIPILLPSLISLLPKASTSLRTWIAQVMDLAFCRPALSQDTKATLAVHAPEAILLLIKDRDPRLAKIAAQCFASMYPVLFRLVCNDRAKSNLWQTVQAIKAQVVHLFDHGSQGAKLAVIKCYQRIVQTQSRASSDPRAQLRNDVSLSSVPTSHPFLNAASLEEEGNRLFAQIVTLIFTSDVTDLIMASVNSLAILAKARPQLGSVILRAMTTWTPASLTNLSHTQIRNVEKTVRVFYLHCRRFQLAGPEATAIQKALETQQRRMEEGAKAYQAQKEAEAKRKREQIDGELEDTKRIKLEHHQQGQAEASAFASASQQNHPAAGEAFRYASVKTTGGVERNPLAAFDVQTLPLALVIDLIIANLQALSDHDLQTAIANMRANLPPDAFASLQPIQSSAGQTQMPPPPGPAPGPAPGPPPRPPPTNTVPTIANGDGTTAYVKTETNPEDSTSLDAAKDIVQDPLQMDMAEAEEDLEALEASGRERKHRRGAQTAEEDEEEEEEEGEGEGEEGEEGDELSLAVIENFALAPPEYLSLSESDTLIKDTIARICDFGSSASSALDASPAVQSEAASQALWSSLVIRLATRGFAEPPYPDMESSMQPQPKIVGGLEPTRTLSAQADIIRTLMLEFAKADFARRTRFVVSWMAEEWFCDRVHRKQAASAGIASKDQYPIWLEKLVQAWIPTIDAKDRSLAKFLADLPEIPPTVLDLVAALSKDKVKMVAGMSTLQDICISRPALRDQSAQKLLQLTRTSDRSTRARAIIAIKQCAVANTTLEATILAFARSNLDVLIETPQPAEAAETEEEQAEGKTTTDANGANGYIKPDEDASKSTLADVAQEEEQPESTHPTNTEDVLRFVELPFSLCTKIPDMLDEIFLAYPRTPRFVQQAIETHIVQLIRALGPSHPRLVTLLRNFPAGADSLALCILKTLTEKSRTPAIVELVKELVDSRDVDPRFLVPIMADLDKAEIMKRLPRVVTILASRAPEDRALIKSVFQSIVQMPPQGFGSVSSNLPRVRSTELLTPVELMGLLHNSEREIGLKNTVAAIQICFSMTDVYRSEVLAAVLNQIAEEPSLPMLFMRTVIMAVSTYKSLSGYVARNLLSRLITKKIWLNGPLWDGFILCAKQTAPSSFGALIQLPREQLREVVGRQPELRTGLVEYLTGKAGGNRARLASFMDMLGPEPGSADADAAAAREDPRDPSA, encoded by the coding sequence ATGGCAGCTCCGGCCAACACCGACGCTCTTGGCTTGCTGAGCGCCGCTCTCAACTCGTCCGACAAGCAAGATGAAGCGCGTCACCTCTCCGAGCTTCACAATCTTTTAAAATTACAACCTGGCAACATACCGATCCTTTTACCGTCCCTCATTTCTCTCTTGCCCAAAGCAAGCACGTCGCTTAGAACATGGATTGCCCAAGTCATGGACCTCGCCTTCTGTCGGCCCGCCCTCTCGCAAGACACAAAGGCCACTCTCGCAGTGCATGCACCTGAAGCCATCCTGTTGCTCATCAAAGATCGGGATCCGCGTCTCGCCAAGATTGCTGCACAGTGTTTTGCCAGCATGTATCCTGTCCTTTTCCGACTTGTCTGCAACGACCGCGCAAAGTCTAATCTCTGGCAGACCGTACAAGCCATCAAGGCACAGGTTGTGCATCTCTTCGACCACGGAAGTCAAGGTGCAAAGCTCGCCGTCATCAAGTGCTACCAGCGCATCGTTCAAACCCAGTCGCGCGCATCCTCGgatcctcgagctcagctcagGAACGATGTCAGCCTCAGTAGCGTTCCAACATCACATCCTTTCCTCAATGCTGCCAGcctggaagaagagggcAACCGTCTCTTTGCCCAAATCGTCACCTTGATTTTCACAAGCGACGTCACCGACCTCATCATGGCCTCGGTCAACTCGTTGGCGATCCTCGCCAAGGCGCGTCCCCAGCTCGGTTCTGTCATCCTGCGCGCCATGACTACATGGACTCCGGCCAGCCTCACCAACCTCTCCCACACCCAAATACGCAACGTTGAGAAAACGGTTCGCGTGTTTTATCTTCACTGCAGGCGTTTCCAGCTCGCTGGTCCCGAGGCTACTGCAATTCAAAAGGCTCTTGAaacgcagcagcgtcgtATGGAGGAGGGCGCCAAGGCGTACCAAGCACAGAAGGAGGCCGAAGCCAAGCGAAAGcgcgagcagatcgacggAGAGCTCGAAGACACCAAAAgaatcaagctcgagcatcaTCAACAAGGTCAGGCAGAGGCATCTGCAtttgcatctgcatcccAACAAAATcatccagcagcaggcgaAGCTTTCCGCTACGCTTCCGTCAAGACAACAGGCGGGGTTGAGCGCAACCCTCTCGCCGCTTTCGATGTCCAGACGCTTCCCCTTGCGCTCGTCATTGacctcatcatcgccaATCTGCAAGCGCTCTCTGATCACGATCTCCAAACTGCCATTGCTAACATGCGCGCTAACTTGCCTCCGGACGCTTTCGCATCGCTGCAGCCAATACAATCTTCTGCAGGTCAAACACAAatgccaccaccgccgGGTCCTGCTCCAGGTCCTGCTCCAGGTCCACCGCCGCGACCGCCTCCCACGAACACAGTTCCAACAATAGCCAATGGCGACGGTACAACAGCATACGTCAAAACCGAGACAAACCCAGAAGACAGCACAAGTCTGGATGCTGCCAAAGATATCGTTCAGGACCCTCTCCAGATGGACatggcagaggcagaggaggaTCTCGAAGCATTGGAAGCAAGCGGTCGCGAAAGGAAACATCGACGCGGTGCGCAGACAGCagaggaggatgaagaagaagaagaagaagagggagaaggagaaggagaagaaggagaggAAGGAGACGAACTTTCGTTGGCGGTCATCGAGAACTTTGCACTTGCACCACCAGAGTATCTCTCCCTCAGCGAATCCGACACCCTCATCAAAGATACAATTGCGAGAATATGCGACTTTGgctcgtctgcatcgtcagcaCTTGACGCCAGTCCAGCTGTACAGTCTGAAGCAGCTTCTCAGGCGCTTTGGTCTTCTTTGGTCATCCGTCTCGCGACACGCGGGTTTGCTGAGCCGCCTTATCCTGACATGGAATCATCGATGCAACCCCAGCCGAAGATTGTGGGTGGACTCGAGCCGACGCGAACACTCTCTGCACAGGCCGACATTATTCGCACCTTGATGCTCGAATTCGCCAAGGCTGACTTTGCGCGTCGTACGCGATTTGTTGTCTCATGGATGGCAGAAGAATGGTTCTGCGATCGAGTTCATCGAAAGCAAGCTGCCTCAGCTGGCATCGCAAGCAAAGATCAATATCCGATAtggctcgagaagctcgtgCAAGCGTGGATTCCCACCATTGATGCAAAAGACCGTTCGCTTGCCAAATTTCTTGCTGACCTGCCTGAAATCCCACCTACAGTGCTCGATCTTGTGGCAGCGCTTAGCAAGGACAAGGTGAAGATGGTAGCGGGCATGTCGACGTTGCAAGACATTTGCATCTCGCGTCCTGCGCTGCGTGATCAGTCGGCGCAAAAGCTGCTGCAATTGACCAGGACGAGCGACCGAAGTACGAGGGCTCGAGCGATTATTGCGATCAAGCAGTGCGCGGTTGCGAATACGACTCTCGAAGCTACGATTCTGGCTTTTGCTCGTAGCAACTTGGATGTGCTGATCGAAACTCCGCAGCCGGCGGAGGCGGCGGAAaccgaggaggagcaggccGAAGGAAAGACGACGACCGACGCCAATGGCGCGAACGGATATATAAAACCAGACGAAGATGCTTCGAAGAGCACGCTCGCAGACGTCGCCcaagaggaggagcagcCAGAATCCACACATCCGACCAACACCGAGGACGTGCTCCGCTTTGTCGAACTGCCATTCTCCTTGTGCACCAAGATCCccgacatgctcgacgagatcttCCTCGCGTATCCACGCACACCTCGGTTCGTTCAGCAAGCCATCGAGACACACATTGTGCAGCTCATCCGTGCACTCGGACCATCGCATCCGCGACTTGTCACGTTGCTGCGCAACTTTCCCGCTGGCGCCGACTCGCTGGCGCTGTGCATCCTCAAGACGCTGACCGAGAAATCTCGCACGCCGGCGATTGTTGAGCTGGTGAAGGAGTTGGTGGATTCGCGAGATGTGGATCCGCGCTTCCTGGTGCCCATCATGGCAGATCTGGACAAGGCCGAGATCATGAAGCGCTTGCCGCGCGTGGTGACGATTCTTGCATCGAGAGCACCCGAGGACCGGGCATTGATCAAGTCTGTTTTCCAGAGTATCGTCCAGATGCCGCCGCAAGGGTTTGGCTCAGTATCTTCCAATCTACCACGCGTGCGATCGACCGAGCTTCTCACGCCGGTGGAGCTGATGGGTCTGCTCCACAATTCGGAACGAGAGATCGGGCTCAAGAATACGGTCGCCGCCATCCAGATTTGTTTTAGCATGACCGACGTCTATCGGTCCGAGGTACTGGCTGCGGTGCTCAATCAGATTGCAGAGGAGCCTTCGCTGCCGATGCTCTTCATGCGCACGGTGATCATGGCCGTGTCGACGTACAAGTCGCTCTCGGGCTATGTGGCGAGGAATTTGCTGTCGAGATTGATTACCAAGAAGATCTGGTTGAACGGTCCGTTATGGGACGGCTTTATTCTGTGTGCTAAGCAGACGgcgccgagcagctttggTGCGTTGATTCAGCTGCCACGCGAGCAGTTGAGGGAGGTGGTAGGTAGGCAGCCCGAGTTGAGGACCGGATTGGTGGAGTACTTGACCGGAAAGGCGGGTGGCAATCGGGCCAGGTTGGCGAGTTTTATGGACATGCTGGGTCCAGAGCCGGGCAGTGCTGATGCGGACGCGGCGGCGGCGCGCGAGGACCCCCGCGATCCATCTGCGTAG